One genomic window of Moorella glycerini includes the following:
- a CDS encoding DedA family protein, whose protein sequence is MNFLAPIFLAITTAIASLGYTGIAIGMAIESACIPLPSEIILPFGGYLVSTGQLSFWGTVLAGTFGGTIGSIIAYLVGLRGGRPFLKKYGRYVFFSEKEFAAAEKWFQRYGEATVFFTRLMPVIRTFISLPAGIAAMPFGRFVIYTFLGSLPWSILLVYIGRQLGANWEALGPLFHRFDVVIVAGIILLVFLYWRRHRNR, encoded by the coding sequence ATGAACTTTTTGGCACCAATTTTCCTGGCCATTACCACAGCCATTGCCAGCCTCGGCTATACAGGTATAGCCATAGGTATGGCCATTGAAAGCGCCTGTATACCTCTCCCCAGCGAAATTATCCTGCCCTTTGGTGGTTACCTGGTAAGCACCGGCCAGCTCAGTTTCTGGGGTACCGTCCTGGCCGGTACCTTTGGCGGTACCATTGGCTCTATTATCGCCTACCTTGTGGGTCTCCGGGGGGGACGCCCTTTCTTAAAAAAGTATGGCCGCTATGTCTTTTTCTCCGAAAAAGAATTCGCCGCAGCGGAAAAGTGGTTTCAGCGCTACGGCGAAGCAACCGTCTTCTTTACCAGGCTGATGCCCGTCATCCGGACCTTTATTTCCCTGCCGGCCGGCATTGCCGCCATGCCCTTCGGCCGCTTTGTCATTTACACCTTCCTGGGCTCCCTGCCCTGGTCCATCCTCCTGGTCTATATCGGCCGCCAGCTGGGGGCCAACTGGGAAGCCCTGGGTCCCCTTTTCCACCGCTTTGATGTGGTTATCGTCGCGGGCATCATCCTGCTAGTGTTCCTTTACTGGCGGCGGCACCGGAACCGGTAG
- a CDS encoding BMP family protein, with protein sequence MMIKKGKKIVAVLLAVVLAASMLAGCGGNKAQPSGNAGNTAQSEGQKAAAKFKVAALLPGPINDGGWNASAYDGIKKAEKELGAEIAYRESVPQSDFEEAFRAYASQGYNVIIGHGFQFGDAAKKVAKEFPKTTFLITDSRVSQEPNVGSYSVLAKQAGFLGGALAALMTRSGKVACVGGLSIPPVTDTIEGFKKGVKYVNPKVEAMTAITGSFEDVAKAKETARAFIENGADIIMHNADQAGLGVIQSAQEKKILAIGVIKDQSGIAPDTVFVSAYRNIADGIVYMLKQVKDGQFKAQFYPLGVKQNVVGLYWNSQLQSKVPPEVKTKIEQIINDLKEGKIDIDSLPQ encoded by the coding sequence ATGATGATAAAGAAAGGGAAAAAGATAGTTGCCGTGCTGTTAGCTGTAGTCCTGGCGGCCAGTATGCTGGCAGGCTGTGGCGGCAATAAGGCCCAACCGTCCGGCAATGCCGGCAACACTGCCCAGAGCGAGGGCCAGAAAGCGGCTGCCAAATTTAAGGTAGCGGCCCTTTTGCCGGGACCCATTAACGACGGTGGTTGGAACGCTTCTGCCTATGACGGCATCAAGAAGGCCGAAAAAGAACTGGGGGCTGAGATAGCCTACCGGGAAAGCGTGCCCCAGTCGGACTTTGAAGAAGCCTTCCGGGCCTACGCTTCCCAGGGTTACAACGTCATCATTGGCCATGGCTTCCAGTTTGGCGATGCTGCCAAGAAAGTAGCCAAAGAGTTTCCCAAGACTACCTTTTTAATTACCGACAGCAGGGTTTCCCAGGAGCCCAACGTTGGCTCCTACAGCGTCCTGGCCAAACAGGCCGGTTTCCTGGGCGGTGCCCTGGCGGCCTTGATGACCAGGTCGGGCAAGGTGGCCTGTGTCGGCGGCCTTTCCATCCCGCCGGTTACCGATACCATTGAAGGATTCAAAAAAGGTGTTAAATATGTCAACCCCAAGGTTGAGGCCATGACGGCCATTACCGGCAGCTTTGAGGATGTGGCCAAGGCCAAGGAAACTGCCCGGGCCTTTATTGAAAACGGTGCCGATATCATTATGCACAACGCCGACCAGGCCGGCCTGGGAGTTATCCAGTCGGCCCAGGAAAAGAAAATCCTGGCCATCGGTGTCATCAAGGACCAGAGCGGTATCGCCCCTGACACCGTCTTCGTCAGTGCCTACCGTAATATTGCCGACGGTATCGTGTACATGCTGAAGCAGGTCAAAGACGGCCAGTTTAAGGCCCAGTTCTATCCCCTGGGCGTGAAGCAAAATGTCGTCGGCCTCTACTGGAACTCCCAATTGCAGAGCAAAGTGCCACCCGAGGTTAAGACTAAGATTGAACAAATTATCAACGACCTGAAGGAAGGCAAAATCGATATCGACAGTCTCCCCCAGTAA
- a CDS encoding xanthine phosphoribosyltransferase: MSVVELLKEKICQEGRVISDDILKVDSFLNHQIDPVLMLEVGQEFARRFAGTGITKVLTVEASGIAVALMTGLSLQVPVVFAKKKQPSTMEGDTYCGRVRSFTKEEVIDIVVAGSYLGPEDRVLIIDDFLASGEAARGLLKIIDQAGATLVGIGTVIEKVFQSGGETLREQGIRVESLVQIGSLAGGQIEFLN, encoded by the coding sequence TTGTCAGTGGTAGAACTGCTAAAAGAAAAAATCTGCCAGGAAGGGCGGGTCATTTCCGATGATATTCTTAAAGTGGATTCCTTCTTAAACCACCAGATTGACCCGGTGTTGATGTTAGAGGTGGGGCAGGAGTTTGCCCGCCGCTTTGCTGGTACCGGTATTACCAAGGTCCTGACGGTGGAAGCCTCCGGGATAGCCGTAGCCCTCATGACGGGTTTGAGCCTCCAGGTACCGGTGGTTTTTGCCAAGAAAAAGCAACCTTCCACCATGGAAGGCGATACTTACTGCGGCCGGGTACGTTCTTTTACCAAAGAGGAGGTCATAGACATAGTAGTGGCCGGCAGTTACCTGGGACCGGAGGACCGGGTGCTGATTATCGATGATTTCCTGGCCTCCGGGGAGGCGGCCAGGGGACTGTTAAAGATTATCGACCAGGCCGGGGCCACCCTGGTGGGTATCGGCACTGTCATTGAAAAGGTCTTCCAGAGCGGCGGCGAGACTTTGCGGGAGCAGGGCATCCGGGTGGAGTCCCTGGTGCAGATCGGCAGCCTGGCCGGGGGGCAAATTGAATTTTTAAATTAA
- a CDS encoding 4Fe-4S dicluster domain-containing protein, translating into MAKLLVVDQDKCTACRRCELSCSFKHTGEFNPAAARLSVAAFLDDDYYLPVVCQHCDEPACQAVCPAGAISRDEKTNAVVINEDRCIGCRMCIMACPFGAVDYSVAEQKVVKCDLCQGEPECVLNCPWGALEYKEPAGQALGKRLQMARRVQAALREVV; encoded by the coding sequence TTGGCTAAACTACTGGTCGTAGATCAGGACAAGTGCACTGCCTGCCGCCGCTGTGAACTGAGCTGTTCCTTTAAACATACCGGTGAATTCAACCCGGCGGCGGCCCGGCTGTCGGTGGCAGCCTTCCTTGATGATGATTATTACCTGCCGGTAGTCTGCCAGCACTGCGATGAGCCCGCCTGCCAGGCCGTCTGCCCGGCCGGGGCCATCAGCCGTGATGAGAAAACCAATGCCGTGGTGATTAACGAGGACCGCTGCATCGGCTGCCGCATGTGTATCATGGCCTGCCCCTTTGGTGCGGTTGATTATTCGGTAGCGGAGCAGAAGGTAGTCAAATGCGACCTCTGCCAGGGCGAGCCGGAGTGCGTCCTGAACTGCCCCTGGGGCGCCCTGGAGTATAAAGAACCGGCCGGCCAGGCCCTGGGCAAACGGCTGCAAATGGCCCGCAGGGTCCAGGCTGCTCTACGGGAGGTGGTCTAA